The Nicotiana tabacum cultivar K326 chromosome 14, ASM71507v2, whole genome shotgun sequence genome contains a region encoding:
- the LOC107779638 gene encoding putative membrane-associated kinase regulator 1, which translates to MGRRTDRNPKSYTLPSSPTHSSSSSDFEFTIALSPRSRKSSTNQCPADELFYKGQLLPLHQSPRLSMVRTLLLASSSTSSSSDTTTTASRDSTGSSSSNDSQYSYSSGDLVLLPEGCDSSRPSSVTEEDEFKRLNNSVGIPCTSVKRGNKYLHFSLSRFSSVFRKESKNQKSDSDVISGPLPATSSSSVRRMSTSAREVIRKYLKKVKPLYEKLSQKPSEKMMVSSNTVTLCMKSQDGFLKSRENGYSSIQSSIKENIQNATISQSFSGNLRYPRRRSYVSSCPSSMRSSPSHSGVLSRSGFTTPTNKTTTGGIYSSDSSTMEELQNAIQGAIAHCKNSMLQNPNTSS; encoded by the coding sequence ATGGGAAGAAGAACAGACAGAAACCCTAAATCTTACACTCTCCCTTCTTCCCCTACTcactcttcctcttcttcagattTCGAGTTCACCATTGCCCTTTCTCCACGTAGTCGCAAGTCTTCCACAAACCAATGTCCCGCTGACGAGCTTTTCTACAAAGGCCAACTCCTTCCCCTTCACCAATCTCCGCGTTTGTCTATGGTGCGCACTCTCCTTCTTGCTTCCTCTTCGACCTCTTCCTCCTCTGATACCACGACTACTGCTTCCCGTGACTCCACGGGCAGCAGTAGTTCCAATGATTCCCAATATTCCTACTCTAGTGGCGATCTCGTCCTCCTCCCTGAAGGATGCGACTCCTCCCGCCCTAGCTCCGTCACGGAGGAGGACGAGTTCAAGCGCCTTAACAACTCAGTAGGCATTCCTTGCACCTCCGTCAAGAGAGGTAATAAGTACTTGCATTTCTCGCTCTCGAGATTTTCTTCTGTCTTCCGCAAAGAATCCAAGAATCAAAAAAGTGATTCAGATGTGATCTCAGGACCTCTGCCTGCCACATCCTCGTCTTCGGTGAGACGCATGAGTACATCAGCTAGAGAAGTCATACGTAAGTATTTGAAAAAAGTTAAGCCTTTATACGAGAAGTTATCCCAAAAGCCATCTGAGAAAATGATGGTATCGTCAAATACAGTAACATTATGCATGAAATCTCAAGATGGGTTTTTGAAAAGCAGAGAAAATGGTTATTCTTCAATTCAGAGCTCTATTAAAGAAAATATCCAAAATGCAACAATTTCGCAATCTTTTTCTGGGAATTTGAGGTATCCAAGGAGGAGAAGCTACGTGTCAAGCTGTCCTTCGTCGATGAGATCATCACCAAGCCATTCTGGGGTCCTTAGTAGAAGCGGTTTCACAACTCCGACCAATAAAACGACGACAGGTGGAATTTATTCATCAGATTCATCAACAATGGAGGAGTTACAGAATGCAATTCAAGGTGCAATTGCACATTGCAAGAATTCCATGCTTCAGAATCCGAACACTAGTTCTTAA